A single region of the Phycisphaerae bacterium RAS1 genome encodes:
- the rhdA gene encoding putative thiosulfate sulfurtransferase precursor: MCNIRSAWFILSAGVAGCALVFSSVGCAKPRVAGDGFVMQPELIDSELAAAQEEELLPIILDVRPQDQYETSHLAGAQQIDAAEWTRLSREDANSLREVAAWQARVGALGIGPKDAVYIYDDGHMLDAARVWFILQQAGVRNAAVIDGGFPAISTAVSAARLTSAASLPPRPKKFAVSTRGGPVVPLADAQQVRRRSGDRTDRVLDVRSPGEFSGKDARKNPRGGHVPDALNIPHSKFVNENGRLKSNDEIRRILEQAGLRPGEAMTVHCQSGGRSSLAALAIARSGFGPVSHYYMSFEELARDEKCTLIGAAEK; the protein is encoded by the coding sequence ATGTGCAACATCAGATCAGCGTGGTTCATCTTGTCCGCGGGCGTCGCGGGTTGCGCGCTGGTGTTCTCATCGGTCGGCTGCGCCAAGCCGCGTGTCGCCGGCGACGGGTTCGTCATGCAGCCGGAGCTCATCGATAGCGAGCTGGCGGCGGCCCAGGAGGAGGAGCTGTTGCCGATCATCCTCGACGTTCGCCCGCAGGATCAGTATGAGACGTCACACCTCGCCGGGGCGCAGCAGATCGACGCGGCCGAATGGACCAGGCTCAGCCGCGAAGACGCCAACAGCCTGCGCGAAGTGGCGGCCTGGCAGGCGCGGGTCGGAGCGCTGGGAATCGGTCCCAAGGACGCAGTCTACATTTATGACGATGGGCACATGCTGGACGCCGCCCGCGTCTGGTTCATTCTTCAGCAGGCCGGAGTGCGAAACGCGGCCGTGATCGACGGCGGATTCCCGGCCATCTCGACGGCGGTGTCGGCCGCCCGTCTGACCAGCGCCGCCAGCCTCCCGCCCAGGCCGAAGAAGTTCGCCGTCTCCACGCGCGGCGGGCCGGTCGTGCCGCTGGCGGACGCGCAGCAGGTTCGGCGGCGCAGCGGGGACCGCACCGATCGCGTGCTCGATGTGCGCTCGCCCGGCGAGTTCAGCGGAAAAGACGCGCGAAAAAACCCGCGCGGCGGGCACGTGCCCGATGCGCTCAACATCCCGCACTCGAAATTTGTGAATGAGAACGGCCGCCTGAAATCAAACGACGAGATCCGGCGGATCCTGGAGCAGGCCGGGCTGCGTCCGGGCGAGGCGATGACGGTGCACTGCCAGAGCGGCGGGCGCTCGTCGCTGGCGGCGCTGGCGATCGCGCGCAGCGGCTTCGGTCCCGTCTCGCACTACTACATGAGCTTCGAGGAGCTCGCGCGGGATGAGAAATGCACGCTGATCGGGGCGGCGGAGAAGTAA